One region of Acropora muricata isolate sample 2 chromosome 13, ASM3666990v1, whole genome shotgun sequence genomic DNA includes:
- the LOC136895764 gene encoding caspase-3-like isoform X1: MSKFNATVTGSNVVVIGDNSRLTVDAGRTQRPQEERVFSQEDPGTSGSNQERLSIQEGQVTGTSAQVHGQETSGYGIDRVQSNDNDQINYIANTGYVLVINNVQFPGRDNPVRSGSDEDVERLVDLFRDFRFQIKERRNLERSDMMNLLTDTSEKDFTKYDCFVCVILSHGAQNGIYGTDDQVITLEAITSLFRRDACPSLQGKPKIFLIQACRGTQRDQVSTESDSDPIFYSKPSLPADSDFLICFASAPGHESYREGSIGSWFICAVYKVFKEYAHKEHIMDMMLRVNNEVAGYLSLGGLKQMPCEICMLTKKVFFQRRLSVP, from the exons ATGTCCAAGTTCAATGCTACGGTAACAGGAAGTAATGTCGTCGTAATAGGCGATAACAGTCGCCTTACTGTTGACGCTGGAAGGACTCAAA gACCCCAAGAAGAAAGGGTATTTTCACAGGAAGATCCAGGAACTAGTG GATCCAACCAAGAAAGATTATCTATACAGGAAGGTCAAGTCACAGGAACTAGTG CACAAGTTCATGGCCAGGAAACATCTGGTTATGGTATCGACCGTGTTcaaagtaatgataatgatcaaATCAACTACATAGCAAACACTGGCTATGTGTTAGTGATCAACAATGTTCAGTTTCCTGGAAGGGACAACCCTGTACGCTCTGGCTCAGATGAAGATGTTGAAAGGCTTGTTGATCTTTTTCGGGACTTTAGGTTCCAGATTAAAGAACGTAGGAATCTTGAAAGAAGTGATATGATGAACTTACTTACAGACACTTCAGAAAAAGACTTCACCAAGTACGACTGCTTTGTGTGTGTCATCCTAAGCCATGGGGCACAAAATGGAATTTATGGAACGGATGACCAAGTTATTACGCTTGAAGCCATTACATCTTTATTCCGTCGCGATGCATGCCCCTCCCTTCAAGGGAAACCCAAAATATTTCTTATACAAGCTTGTCGAGGGACCCAACGTGATCAGGTTTCAACTGAAAGTGATAGTGACCCCATTTTTTACTCAAAGCCAAGTTTGCCAGCAGATTCAGATTTTCTTATTTGCTTTGCTTCCGCACCTGGTCATGAGAGTTACAGGGAGGGTTCAATTGGTTCGTGGTTCATATGTGCAGTATATAAAGTGTTCAAGGAGTATGCTCACAAGGAACACATCATGGATATGATGTTAAGAGTGAATAATGAAGTTGCTGGTTATTTAAGCCTCGGAGGCCTCAAGCAAATGCCATGTGAGATCTGCATGCTTACAAAGAAAGTGTTCTTTCAACGAAGATTGAGTGTACCTTGA